The following are encoded together in the Trueperaceae bacterium genome:
- a CDS encoding cytochrome-c peroxidase, producing MTRRPLPRLLALAVAFASLAALLSPALAQEGEVDPLIARAQALFEPIPEGHAELEDNPYSDAKMELGRMLWFDPRLSASWAISCNSCHNVGMAGVDLQPKSIGHDWQRGGRNSPTMLNAVFNIAQFWDGRSEDLAAQAMGPIQDALEMANTPEQAVATLKSMPGYVEAFDAAFPDQEDPVTFENVALAIEVFESTLLTPNAPFDLFMQGDETALTQEEKDGFELFVNKGCVSCHMGINIGGTGYFPFGVVERPDAFILPEDDLGRYAVTNVEADKYAFKSPSLRNIELTPPYFHSGTVWSLEDAVRIMGDAQLGATLTDDDVAKITAFLRSLTGDQPEVTVPALPKITEDTPLPTPAAQEDASASAE from the coding sequence ATGACGCGACGTCCCCTCCCCCGCCTCCTCGCCCTCGCCGTGGCGTTCGCTTCGCTCGCCGCCCTGCTGAGTCCCGCCTTGGCGCAGGAGGGCGAGGTCGACCCGCTCATCGCCCGCGCGCAGGCGCTGTTCGAACCGATCCCCGAGGGCCACGCCGAACTCGAGGACAACCCCTACAGCGACGCCAAGATGGAGCTCGGGCGGATGCTGTGGTTCGACCCGCGCCTCTCCGCCTCCTGGGCGATCAGCTGCAACAGCTGCCACAACGTCGGAATGGCCGGCGTCGACCTGCAGCCCAAGTCGATCGGCCACGACTGGCAGCGCGGCGGCCGCAACTCACCGACGATGCTGAACGCGGTGTTCAACATCGCGCAGTTCTGGGACGGCCGCAGCGAGGACCTCGCCGCGCAGGCGATGGGCCCCATCCAGGACGCCCTGGAGATGGCCAACACCCCCGAGCAGGCGGTCGCCACCCTGAAGAGCATGCCCGGCTACGTCGAGGCGTTCGACGCGGCGTTCCCCGACCAGGAGGACCCCGTGACCTTCGAGAACGTCGCGCTGGCGATCGAGGTGTTCGAGTCGACCCTCCTCACCCCCAACGCGCCGTTCGACCTGTTCATGCAGGGCGACGAGACCGCCCTCACGCAGGAGGAGAAGGACGGCTTCGAGCTGTTCGTCAACAAGGGCTGCGTGAGCTGCCACATGGGCATCAACATCGGCGGGACCGGCTACTTCCCGTTCGGCGTCGTCGAGCGCCCCGACGCGTTCATCCTCCCCGAGGACGACCTGGGCCGCTACGCGGTCACGAACGTCGAGGCCGACAAGTACGCCTTCAAGTCGCCCAGCCTCCGCAACATCGAACTCACCCCGCCGTACTTCCACTCCGGCACCGTCTGGAGCCTCGAGGACGCGGTCCGCATCATGGGCGACGCGCAGCTCGGTGCGACGCTGACCGACGACGACGTCGCCAAGATCACCGCCTTCCTGCGTAGCCTGACCGGCGACCAACCGGAGGTGACCGTCCCGGCCCTCCCGAAGATCACCGAGGACACGCCCCTCCCGACCCCCGCCGCGCAGGAGGACGCGAGCGCCTCCGCGGAGTGA